One genomic region from Candidatus Methylomirabilota bacterium encodes:
- a CDS encoding APC family permease, giving the protein MTAGLRRDLGLLPLAAVVFFNVSGGPYGVEDMVPSFGPGLTLLLLLLTPLLWSLPVSLAMSELASAMPDEGGYVTWTTRAFGTFWGFQVGWWSWVDSFVDVAVYPALFVEYAKFWYPAMTSLERWLLALSFIVALTALNVLGVRPVGRAAVALAVTALLPVAALVVAGLASARQWPWTPFLGEGGTLGPSLGLGLAVVMWNYSGWDTPSTCLGETRAPERAFRTALFMVLPVIAAGYLLPMTAALASGADWTTWTTGELPKIARAVGGEWLGHAVGAGAVVSTAGLFMSLLLTNSRLPYVLARDGLMPASLAAVHPRFGTPWVAVVLSAAFYAAFTVFSFKELIVLNVWLYSLSLLVELAAFVRLRVAEPAMARPWRVPGGRAGALAVAIVPALFALGAMATAGWLNTAAGVMAALTGPITYVLLRRRRYSLGQEGRP; this is encoded by the coding sequence GTGACGGCCGGGCTTCGGCGCGACCTCGGGCTGCTCCCCCTCGCCGCCGTCGTCTTCTTCAACGTCAGCGGCGGCCCCTATGGCGTCGAGGACATGGTGCCGTCGTTCGGACCCGGCCTGACCCTCCTCCTGCTGCTCCTCACGCCGCTGCTCTGGAGCCTCCCGGTCTCGCTGGCCATGTCCGAGCTGGCCTCGGCGATGCCCGACGAGGGCGGCTACGTGACCTGGACCACCAGGGCCTTCGGGACCTTCTGGGGCTTCCAGGTCGGGTGGTGGTCCTGGGTGGACAGCTTCGTGGACGTCGCCGTCTACCCCGCGCTCTTCGTCGAGTACGCGAAGTTCTGGTATCCGGCGATGACCTCGCTGGAGCGCTGGCTGCTGGCCCTCTCCTTCATCGTCGCCCTGACGGCGCTGAACGTGCTCGGAGTGCGTCCGGTCGGCCGGGCCGCCGTCGCCCTGGCCGTGACCGCGCTCCTGCCGGTCGCCGCGCTCGTCGTAGCCGGGCTCGCCTCCGCGCGCCAGTGGCCGTGGACACCGTTCCTGGGCGAGGGCGGCACGCTGGGGCCGAGCCTGGGTCTGGGACTGGCCGTGGTCATGTGGAACTACTCGGGGTGGGACACGCCCTCGACCTGCCTCGGCGAGACGCGCGCGCCGGAGCGCGCGTTCCGGACCGCGCTGTTCATGGTCCTGCCCGTGATCGCCGCCGGCTATCTCCTGCCGATGACGGCGGCGCTCGCCAGCGGCGCCGACTGGACGACGTGGACGACCGGCGAGCTGCCCAAGATCGCGCGCGCGGTAGGCGGCGAATGGCTGGGCCACGCGGTAGGCGCCGGCGCGGTCGTCAGCACGGCGGGACTCTTCATGTCGCTGCTCCTGACCAACTCGCGCCTGCCCTACGTGCTGGCACGGGACGGCCTGATGCCGGCCTCCCTGGCGGCCGTCCACCCGCGGTTCGGCACGCCGTGGGTGGCCGTGGTGCTCTCGGCCGCGTTCTACGCCGCCTTCACCGTCTTTTCGTTCAAGGAGCTGATCGTCCTCAACGTCTGGCTCTACTCGCTGAGCCTGCTCGTGGAACTGGCGGCGTTCGTCCGGCTGCGCGTGGCCGAACCGGCGATGGCGCGCCCGTGGCGGGTGCCGGGTGGTCGGGCCGGGGCGCTGGCGGTGGCGATCGTCCCCGCGCTCTTCGCCCTGGGGGCCATGGCCACGGCCGGGTGGCTCAACACGGCGGCTGGCGTCATGGCGGCGCTGACCGGCCCCATCACGTACGTGCTCTTGCGGCGGCGGCGGTACTCTCTAGGGCAGGAGGGGCGGCCATGA
- the corA gene encoding magnesium/cobalt transporter CorA: MSGVVNCAAYAEGRRVADLKIEGISEALKRDDRFVWIGLHEPEEALLKQVQAEFGLHDLAVEDALRAHQRPKLERYDDSLFVVMRTARMNAAAKRIEFGETHIFVGPRYVVSVRHGSSLSYAEVRARCESTPALLSQGSGFVLYALMDFIVDQYFPIVDGLEDELEGLEGEIFGEAFSRETTTRIYQLKRDLLELKRAVSPLVDVCNRLTRYDADLIPEDTRPYFRDIYDHVIRINEMVDMLRELLTTALEANLSLISVSQNEAMKRLTGWAAIIAVPTMVAGIYGMNFKMMPELEWPWGYPVVMAVMVGACGFLYYRFKRAGWL; the protein is encoded by the coding sequence ATGAGTGGAGTGGTCAACTGCGCTGCCTACGCCGAGGGCCGGCGCGTCGCCGACCTCAAGATCGAGGGCATCAGCGAGGCCCTCAAGCGGGATGACCGCTTCGTATGGATCGGGCTGCACGAGCCGGAGGAGGCCCTGCTCAAGCAGGTGCAGGCGGAGTTCGGGCTCCACGACCTCGCCGTCGAGGATGCGCTGCGCGCCCACCAGCGGCCCAAGCTCGAGCGCTACGACGACTCGCTCTTCGTGGTCATGCGCACCGCCCGCATGAACGCCGCCGCGAAGCGCATCGAGTTCGGCGAGACCCACATCTTCGTGGGGCCGCGCTACGTCGTCTCCGTCCGCCACGGCTCCTCGCTCTCCTACGCCGAGGTGCGCGCGCGCTGCGAGTCGACGCCGGCGCTGCTCAGCCAGGGATCGGGGTTCGTGCTTTACGCCCTGATGGACTTCATCGTCGACCAGTACTTCCCCATCGTCGATGGGCTGGAGGACGAGCTGGAGGGGCTGGAGGGCGAGATCTTCGGCGAGGCGTTCAGCCGCGAGACGACCACGCGCATCTACCAGCTCAAGCGCGACCTGCTGGAGCTCAAGCGGGCCGTCTCCCCGCTGGTGGACGTCTGCAACCGGCTCACGCGCTACGACGCGGACCTGATCCCTGAGGACACCCGGCCGTACTTCCGCGACATCTACGACCACGTTATCCGCATCAACGAGATGGTGGACATGCTGCGCGAGCTGCTGACGACGGCGCTGGAGGCGAACCTCTCGCTCATCTCCGTCTCCCAGAACGAAGCGATGAAGCGGCTGACCGGGTGGGCGGCCATTATCGCGGTGCCGACGATGGTCGCCGGGATCTACGGGATGAACTTCAAAATGATGCCCGAGCTGGAGTGGCCGTGGGGCTACCCGGTGGTGATGGCGGTGATGGTCGGCGCCTGCGGGTTCCTCTACTACCGCTTCAAGCGCGCCGGGTGGCTCTAG
- a CDS encoding BadF/BadG/BcrA/BcrD ATPase family protein yields MPATGLRELEKFFPTVWKSRGWTRRDVATLVVASRGVWTARERRALVHRLQGMARRVVVLSDAQAALLGALGTRPGVLVLSGTGSIVVGRDARGRWERAGGLGPLFGDEGSAFWLGREWLRATSRGEDFTPIRRLVHARNPVARIATLAPAVVRRARRGHRRARAIVTAGQAHLAALAADVARRLRLPPPVAISWAGSVLRDKWFRAGLRRAVARAGVRARWVAPAAEPVVAAARLAGRLAPPAATPTRIKLR; encoded by the coding sequence GTGCCGGCCACTGGCCTGCGCGAACTGGAGAAATTTTTTCCTACCGTCTGGAAGTCCCGCGGCTGGACTCGTCGCGACGTCGCCACGCTCGTCGTCGCCTCCCGCGGCGTCTGGACGGCGCGCGAGCGCCGCGCGCTGGTGCACCGCCTCCAGGGCATGGCGCGGCGGGTCGTCGTGCTCTCGGACGCTCAGGCGGCGCTGCTGGGAGCGCTGGGAACGCGGCCGGGCGTGCTGGTCCTGTCCGGTACGGGCTCGATCGTGGTCGGACGGGACGCGAGGGGACGATGGGAGCGGGCGGGTGGACTCGGCCCGTTATTCGGTGACGAAGGATCGGCCTTCTGGCTCGGGCGGGAGTGGCTGCGGGCCACGAGCCGGGGCGAGGACTTCACGCCGATACGCCGGCTCGTGCACGCTCGGAACCCCGTGGCACGAATCGCTACGCTCGCTCCCGCGGTGGTCCGGCGGGCCCGGCGCGGCCACCGCCGGGCGCGGGCCATCGTCACGGCCGGCCAGGCCCATCTGGCCGCGCTCGCGGCGGACGTCGCGCGGCGCCTCCGGCTTCCGCCGCCGGTCGCGATCAGCTGGGCCGGGAGCGTGCTGAGGGACAAGTGGTTCCGCGCGGGCCTCAGACGGGCGGTCGCGCGGGCCGGCGTGCGCGCGCGCTGGGTCGCGCCCGCCGCGGAGCCCGTCGTCGCCGCGGCGCGACTGGCTGGACGATTGGCGCCTCCCGCCGCCACACCGACTAGAATAAAGCTGCGATGA
- a CDS encoding ABC transporter substrate-binding protein has product MLTVPPKGVRAMGKTLAAWLLMAVAAAAPTMTPRDVVQSAVMRVLQTIEDTQPTPQSARPSPEKARLEIRRIATDLFDFDEVSRRALSRHWAARSSQEQAEFISLFTDLLERSYVGKIESYSGEKIVYTGELVDGDYATVRSRVVSKRRTETALDYRLHRTGGRWKVYDVLIDGVSFVSTYRSEFNRIIQSSSWDDLMDRLRKKRIEIRTVVDRKAS; this is encoded by the coding sequence ATGCTGACAGTTCCGCCGAAAGGGGTGCGGGCGATGGGCAAGACATTGGCGGCTTGGCTCTTGATGGCGGTCGCCGCGGCGGCGCCGACAATGACGCCGCGCGACGTCGTGCAGTCGGCCGTCATGCGCGTGCTCCAGACGATCGAAGACACGCAGCCGACGCCGCAGTCCGCGCGGCCGAGCCCCGAGAAGGCGCGGCTCGAGATCCGGCGCATCGCCACGGATCTCTTCGACTTCGACGAAGTGTCGCGGCGCGCGCTGTCGCGCCACTGGGCCGCGCGGTCCAGTCAGGAGCAGGCCGAGTTCATCTCGCTCTTCACCGACCTCCTCGAGCGCTCCTACGTGGGCAAGATCGAGTCGTACTCGGGCGAGAAGATCGTGTACACGGGCGAGCTCGTGGACGGCGACTACGCCACCGTCCGCTCCCGCGTCGTCAGCAAGCGGCGCACCGAGACCGCCCTCGACTATCGCCTGCACCGCACGGGCGGCCGGTGGAAGGTGTACGACGTCCTCATCGACGGCGTGAGCTTCGTCTCGACCTACCGCAGCGAGTTCAACCGGATCATCCAGTCGTCGTCGTGGGACGACCTGATGGACCGGCTGCGCAAGAAGCGGATCGAAATCCGGACCGTCGTGGACCGTAAAGCGAGCTAA
- a CDS encoding sodium/solute symporter (Members of the Solute:Sodium Symporter (SSS), TC 2.A.21 as described in tcdb.org, catalyze solute:Na+ symport. Known solutes for members of the family include sugars, amino acids, nucleosides, inositols, vitamins, urea or anions, depending on the system.) produces the protein MPGTPSGLTWPDYAVLAVSLALLLAIGVGFTRQQRDTVDFFLARRRVPWWAACLSFLATEISAVTIISVPATAYSENWEYVQFFVGATLAKFAVAYLFIPAFYRHDVTTIYEFLHHRFGRASQVTASIFFFVTRLLGSGVRLMAAALAVSILLGWPLGPTIAVFIAVCILYIGAGGVKAVVWANVLQAVVFLTAGAVALGYAISLVDGGPAAVLTVAGRAGRLNVVNWGPAPGASDFWPRVFSEPNIVWVAVLNGFVGSMAAFGTDHDLMQRLLTVETRRESQRTLALTPLGTLLTLAIYLGLGATLYTFYAQHPALPVSRPDEILPHFVQQTMPAVLRGLVLSAIVLASIDSPLGSLAASFVTDIYRPLLARGRPERHYLFVSRVSVVGFGLVLGLLAHAFSRFDQILWLAFKIAGVTFGSLLGVFLLGLLWPRRVNDRANVAAMIVMALVNLALLVLSETKILVFAWSWLVILGTAGTMLVAVALSPLAKK, from the coding sequence GTGCCCGGCACGCCCTCCGGTCTCACCTGGCCCGATTACGCGGTCCTGGCCGTCTCCCTCGCGCTCCTCCTGGCCATTGGGGTCGGCTTCACCCGGCAGCAGCGCGACACGGTCGACTTCTTCCTGGCCCGCCGCCGCGTCCCCTGGTGGGCGGCCTGTTTGTCGTTCCTGGCCACCGAGATCAGCGCGGTCACCATCATCTCCGTGCCAGCCACCGCCTACAGCGAAAATTGGGAGTACGTGCAGTTCTTCGTCGGCGCCACCCTGGCCAAGTTCGCCGTCGCCTACCTGTTCATCCCCGCCTTCTACCGGCACGACGTGACCACGATCTACGAGTTCCTGCATCACCGCTTCGGGCGCGCCAGCCAGGTGACCGCCTCCATCTTCTTCTTCGTCACGCGCCTGCTGGGCTCGGGCGTGCGCCTGATGGCGGCCGCGCTGGCCGTGTCCATTCTCCTGGGGTGGCCGCTGGGGCCGACCATCGCCGTGTTCATCGCGGTGTGCATCCTCTACATCGGCGCCGGCGGGGTGAAAGCGGTCGTCTGGGCCAACGTCCTGCAGGCCGTCGTGTTCCTCACGGCCGGGGCCGTGGCCCTCGGCTACGCCATCTCGCTCGTCGACGGCGGGCCAGCGGCCGTCCTCACCGTGGCCGGCCGCGCCGGCCGCCTGAACGTGGTCAACTGGGGGCCGGCCCCCGGCGCGTCCGACTTCTGGCCCCGCGTCTTCAGCGAGCCCAACATCGTCTGGGTCGCCGTCCTCAACGGGTTCGTCGGCTCGATGGCGGCCTTCGGGACCGATCACGACTTGATGCAGCGCCTGCTCACGGTCGAGACACGCCGGGAGAGCCAGAGGACCCTGGCGCTGACCCCGCTGGGGACGCTCCTGACGCTGGCCATCTACCTCGGCCTGGGCGCGACCCTCTATACCTTCTATGCCCAGCATCCGGCGCTCCCCGTCTCCCGACCCGACGAGATCCTCCCGCACTTCGTCCAGCAGACGATGCCGGCGGTGCTGCGTGGGCTCGTCTTGAGCGCGATCGTGCTGGCCTCGATCGACTCGCCGCTGGGTTCGCTGGCCGCGTCGTTCGTCACCGACATCTACCGGCCCCTCCTGGCCCGCGGGCGCCCCGAGCGCCACTACCTCTTCGTCTCTCGGGTCAGCGTGGTCGGATTCGGCCTAGTCCTCGGTCTGCTCGCCCACGCATTCTCGCGGTTCGACCAGATCCTCTGGCTCGCCTTCAAGATTGCGGGCGTCACCTTCGGCTCGCTGCTGGGCGTGTTCCTGCTGGGGCTCCTCTGGCCCCGCCGGGTGAATGACCGGGCCAACGTGGCGGCCATGATCGTGATGGCTCTGGTGAACCTGGCCTTGCTGGTCCTGTCGGAAACGAAGATCCTCGTCTTCGCGTGGTCGTGGCTGGTCATCCTGGGCACCGCGGGGACCATGCTGGTGGCCGTGGCGCTGTCGCCGCTGGCGAAGAAGTGA
- a CDS encoding PAS domain-containing protein, producing the protein MPRIPCSSPTSTAKSCRSTTSSQLLGFRPDELIEQSLSRFISPQETREFTAALREVVECGVSRDAQLNPHTASGEVIPTRLNASALRDANRRVIGAA; encoded by the coding sequence ATGCCCCGGATCCCGTGTTCGTCTCCGACCTCCACGGCAAAATCTTGCAGGTCAACGACGTCGTCCCAGCTCCTGGGCTTCCGCCCCGACGAGCTGATCGAGCAGTCGCTCTCGCGCTTCATCAGTCCCCAGGAGACCCGCGAGTTCACCGCCGCCCTGCGCGAGGTCGTCGAGTGTGGGGTGAGCCGGGACGCTCAGCTGAACCCTCACACCGCTTCGGGTGAGGTCATTCCCACGAGGTTGAACGCTTCGGCGCTGCGCGACGCCAACCGGAGGGTGATCGGCGCCGCCTGA
- the nagZ gene encoding beta-N-acetylhexosaminidase translates to MSDFEDLVGERLMLGLPGAVLRDEDIALFRDTRATGLILYRRNFESPEQLARLITRLETSLGRRLLVATDHEGGRVIMLGRGVTIFPDNLAVGAAGEEAFASRQGLIEARELRRLGVDLNLAPVLDVLTERYSPNIGIRSYGKDPSIVARYGAARIRGMARGGLSACAKHFPGKGHSPLDAHLRLPRIDSTWDEMHAIHLVPFLEAIAAGIDCVMTSHPVYPNLDPSGVPATFSRLIVEEYLRGQVGFRGVIVSDDLEMGAIAETCPIAQAAVRAAAAGHDLLLVCHTERAQRAAAQALVDAYRSGARPLRELEASAQRVRRLRESRPARFEGGPPAAEPDGAPLAMAMATRAVTVVAPGRPDFKRGLNRRVVVIFPRFSDLAPRITVEPELTDEKGYVARAFATAGVSPETALVGIEPSPAETAEAAERAGGADATVLFLFDAHLYPSNRALLDAVQAWARTLAVVLLRDPYDAALLAPGVLGLTAYGFRKCQLDAVIARLAY, encoded by the coding sequence GTGAGCGACTTTGAAGACCTCGTCGGCGAGCGGTTGATGCTTGGCCTGCCAGGCGCTGTGCTCCGGGACGAAGACATCGCGCTCTTCCGCGACACGCGCGCGACGGGCCTGATCCTCTACCGGCGCAACTTCGAAAGCCCCGAGCAGCTGGCGAGGCTGATCACGCGACTCGAGACGTCACTCGGCCGCCGACTGCTCGTCGCCACGGACCACGAGGGGGGCCGCGTCATCATGCTCGGCCGCGGCGTGACGATCTTTCCGGACAATCTCGCCGTGGGCGCGGCGGGCGAGGAAGCGTTCGCATCCCGCCAGGGCCTCATCGAGGCGCGCGAGCTGCGCCGGCTCGGCGTGGACCTGAACCTGGCACCAGTGCTCGACGTCCTCACCGAGCGCTACAGTCCCAACATCGGCATCCGGTCATACGGCAAGGACCCGTCGATTGTCGCCCGCTACGGCGCCGCCCGGATCAGGGGGATGGCCCGGGGCGGCCTGTCGGCGTGCGCCAAGCATTTCCCCGGCAAGGGCCATTCCCCGCTCGACGCGCACCTGCGGCTGCCGCGGATCGACTCGACCTGGGACGAGATGCACGCCATCCATCTCGTGCCGTTCTTGGAGGCGATCGCGGCCGGCATCGACTGCGTGATGACGTCCCATCCCGTGTATCCCAACCTCGATCCCTCTGGCGTGCCCGCCACCTTCTCGCGCCTGATCGTCGAGGAGTACCTGCGCGGTCAGGTGGGCTTCCGTGGCGTCATCGTCTCGGACGATCTCGAGATGGGCGCGATCGCGGAGACATGCCCTATCGCCCAGGCGGCCGTTCGCGCCGCGGCGGCGGGTCACGACCTGCTCCTCGTGTGTCACACGGAGCGCGCGCAGCGCGCGGCGGCCCAGGCGCTGGTCGACGCCTACCGGTCGGGCGCGCGGCCCCTGCGCGAGCTGGAGGCCAGCGCGCAGCGGGTGCGGCGCCTGCGGGAGTCGCGCCCGGCCCGCTTCGAGGGCGGCCCGCCCGCCGCCGAGCCCGATGGGGCGCCGCTGGCCATGGCCATGGCGACGCGCGCGGTGACCGTCGTCGCTCCGGGCCGACCCGACTTCAAGCGGGGGCTCAACCGGCGCGTCGTGGTCATCTTCCCTCGCTTTTCGGACCTGGCCCCGCGCATCACCGTCGAGCCGGAGCTGACCGACGAGAAAGGCTATGTCGCGCGCGCGTTCGCCACCGCCGGCGTCAGCCCGGAGACCGCGCTGGTGGGCATCGAGCCGTCGCCGGCGGAGACCGCCGAGGCGGCCGAGCGGGCGGGCGGCGCCGACGCGACGGTGCTGTTCCTCTTCGACGCCCATCTCTACCCGTCCAACCGCGCGCTGCTCGACGCCGTCCAGGCCTGGGCGCGCACCCTGGCGGTCGTCCTCCTCCGCGATCCCTACGACGCCGCCCTCCTGGCGCCCGGCGTGCTGGGCCTCACCGCCTACGGCTTCCGCAAGTGCCAGCTCGACGCGGTGATCGCCCGCCTGGCCTACTGA
- a CDS encoding DUF1343 domain-containing protein, with product MPRVASGLDVLVRRRAALLRGKRFALLAHQASVDGRLEHAVTLLADLPRARLARLFAPEHGLWGAAQDHARVGRSRDPTTGLPVESLYGLRRAPTPAMLRDLDVLVVDLQDVGARYYTFVWTMALTMRACRRAGVPLIVLDRPNPLGGVAVEGNVPDPAFASFVGLYPLPARHGMTIGELAGYLNSEHALGCALTVVPMSGWRRGMAWEDAGLPWVAPSPNMPTLDTTRVYPGGCLIEGSNLSEGRGTTRPFEWVGAPFLDAHRYARLLNAERLPGVLFRPARFAPTFHKWAGRLCGGVQVHVTDRDRFRPFVTGLALLAAARRLAPRRFAWRRPPYEFERRRLPIDILCGTDVIRRALERGTALGEIERGWRRPLEGWRRRRVPYLLYP from the coding sequence GTGCCCCGCGTCGCATCCGGTCTCGACGTGCTCGTGCGCCGCCGCGCCGCGCTCCTGAGGGGCAAGCGCTTCGCGCTGCTGGCTCACCAGGCATCCGTCGATGGCCGGCTCGAGCACGCCGTCACGCTCCTGGCCGACCTGCCTCGTGCGCGCCTGGCCCGACTCTTCGCCCCCGAGCACGGGCTCTGGGGCGCGGCCCAGGACCACGCGAGAGTCGGAAGGTCCCGCGACCCCACGACCGGGCTGCCCGTCGAAAGCCTCTACGGCCTGCGTCGCGCGCCGACGCCCGCGATGCTGCGCGACCTTGACGTGCTGGTCGTGGACCTGCAGGACGTCGGCGCCCGGTACTACACCTTCGTGTGGACGATGGCCCTGACCATGCGGGCGTGCAGGCGGGCCGGGGTGCCGCTGATCGTGCTCGACCGGCCGAACCCGCTCGGCGGTGTCGCCGTCGAAGGCAACGTCCCCGACCCCGCCTTCGCCTCCTTCGTGGGCCTCTACCCCCTGCCGGCGCGCCACGGGATGACGATCGGCGAGCTGGCGGGCTACCTGAACTCCGAGCACGCGCTCGGCTGCGCGCTGACGGTGGTACCGATGAGCGGCTGGCGCCGGGGTATGGCGTGGGAGGACGCCGGGCTGCCGTGGGTGGCGCCGTCACCGAACATGCCGACGCTCGACACCACGCGCGTCTATCCGGGCGGCTGTCTCATCGAGGGCAGCAATCTCTCAGAGGGACGGGGCACGACGCGCCCGTTCGAGTGGGTGGGCGCGCCCTTTCTCGACGCTCATCGGTACGCCCGGCTCCTCAACGCCGAGCGCCTGCCCGGCGTTCTCTTCCGGCCCGCGCGCTTCGCCCCGACCTTTCACAAGTGGGCCGGGCGGCTGTGCGGCGGCGTGCAGGTGCACGTCACCGATCGCGATCGCTTCCGACCATTCGTCACCGGGCTGGCCCTGCTGGCCGCGGCGCGGCGTTTGGCGCCCCGCCGCTTCGCCTGGCGCCGGCCGCCCTATGAATTCGAGCGCCGGCGCCTGCCCATCGACATTCTCTGCGGCACCGACGTCATCCGTCGGGCGCTCGAGCGGGGCACCGCGCTCGGAGAAATCGAGCGCGGCTGGCGGAGACCGCTCGAGGGTTGGAGGCGAAGGCGCGTTCCGTACCTCCTCTACCCGTGA
- the murQ gene encoding N-acetylmuramic acid 6-phosphate etherase, whose protein sequence is MPRPRYDRLLTERANRASRALDRMSPLAIARLMNREDRQALWAVGRALPAIARAVDLIVASLRRGGRLFFVGAGTSGRLGVLEAAECPPTFGTPRGLVQAIMAGGRASVFRSREGAEDDVTAAARAVGARVRPADVVVGVSASGVTPFVRAALAAARRRGAATALVVCNPTRRRGGAAPALIALRPGPEVLAGSTRLKAGTATKLVLNTLTTATMARLGRVYGNRMVDLQPRSRKLRARALRLIQDVAGVPRPAAARALDAASNRVRLAIVMARRGLSAPAAARVLRAAGGSLRTVLGGDSHR, encoded by the coding sequence ATGCCCCGCCCCCGCTACGATCGGCTGCTGACGGAGCGCGCCAATCGCGCGAGTCGCGCGCTCGACCGCATGAGCCCGCTGGCGATCGCCCGCCTCATGAACCGCGAGGACCGGCAGGCGCTGTGGGCGGTGGGGCGCGCACTGCCGGCGATCGCGCGCGCCGTGGACCTCATCGTCGCGTCGCTCCGGCGGGGCGGCCGTCTGTTCTTCGTAGGCGCCGGCACCAGCGGCCGGCTGGGCGTGCTGGAGGCCGCCGAGTGCCCGCCGACCTTCGGCACCCCGCGCGGGCTCGTGCAGGCGATCATGGCCGGCGGCCGCGCCTCGGTCTTCCGCTCGCGGGAGGGCGCCGAGGACGATGTGACGGCTGCCGCGCGGGCGGTGGGCGCGCGCGTGCGCCCGGCCGACGTGGTCGTGGGTGTCTCGGCGAGCGGGGTGACGCCGTTCGTGCGCGCGGCGCTGGCGGCGGCCCGGCGCCGGGGCGCGGCGACCGCGCTCGTCGTCTGTAACCCGACGCGCCGGCGCGGCGGGGCCGCCCCGGCGCTCATCGCACTGCGTCCGGGCCCAGAAGTCCTGGCGGGATCCACGCGGCTGAAGGCCGGGACGGCCACCAAGCTCGTGCTCAACACGCTCACCACCGCGACCATGGCCCGACTGGGTCGCGTCTACGGCAACCGGATGGTCGATCTGCAACCGCGCTCGCGGAAGCTCCGCGCCCGCGCGCTGCGGCTCATTCAGGATGTCGCGGGTGTGCCGCGCCCAGCGGCGGCTCGTGCGCTCGACGCCGCCAGCAACCGCGTGCGCCTGGCCATCGTCATGGCGCGGCGGGGACTGTCCGCGCCGGCCGCCGCCCGCGTCCTGCGCGCGGCCGGAGGGTCGCTGAGGACTGTCCTCGGGGGTGACAGCCACCGGTAA